The DNA segment TTCCTCATCTTCTACTACTTTTTTGCTGTCACAATTTGTAATTACATCCCGCAATACCTTTTCCATATCACTTCTGGAAGAAATGTCTGAAAAACCCACAGCTTTCAAGTATGCATGCATCGGAACACCTCCCAGTATATCTTCATTTACTTTATTCATTTTTTATCAGGAACCATCTTTTCTTTCCCACCCATATAAGGCTGTAATACTTTAGGTATATTGACAGTTCCGTCCTCATTGAGGTTGTTTTCTAAAAATGCTATCAACATACGTGGTGGTGCAACTACTGTATTATTCAGGGTATTTGCCAGATATTTTCCGTCTTTTCCATTTACTCGAATTTTTAGCCGTCTTGCTTGTGCATCCCCTAGATTTGAACAGCTTCCGACCTCAAAATACTTTTTTTGTCTCGGAGACCATGCTTCTACATCAACAGACTTAACCTTAAGATCTGCAAGGTCGCCGGAACAGCATTCTAGCGTACGAACCGGAATATCCAGACTGCGGAACAGATCTACCGTATTCTTCCATAGCCTGTCATACCATATTGCAGATTCTTCTGGTTTGCATACTACAATCATCTCCTGTTTTTCGAACTGATGGATTCGATAAACTCCTCTTTCCTCGATTCCATGTGCACCTTTTTCTTTGCGAAAACACGGAGAATAACTCGTTAATGTCAGTGGAAGCTGCTCTTCTGGTATGATCTGATCAATAAACTTTCCGATCATGGAATGCTCACTTGTACCAATCAGATACAAGTCTTCCCCTTCTATCTTATACATCATGGCATCCATTTCATCAAAGCTCATAACTCCTGTGACAACATCACTTCGAATCATAAATGGAGGTACACAGTAAGTAAAGCCCCTGTCAATCATAAAATCTCTTGCATAAGAAATCACAGAAGAATGCAGTCTCGCAACATCTCCCATCAGATAATAAAAACCATTCCCCGCCACACGTCTTGCAGCATCAAGGTCTATTCCACTTAATGATTCCATAATATCCGTGTGATAAGGAATTTCAAAATCAGGGACAATCGGATCACCAAATTTTTCTACTTCTACATTCTCACTGTCATCTTTTCCTATTGGAACTGATGGGTCTATAATATTGGGAATAATCATCATTCTCTTATTAATTTCTTCTTCCAGATTCTTTTGCTTTTCTGTAAGCTCATTAATCCGGGAACCCGAAGCAGCAACTTCTTTCTTTACTTCTTCTGCTTCCTCTTTCTTTCCATGAGCCATCAGTTTTCCTATTTCCTTCGAAACTTTATTTCTGCTGGCCCGAAGTGCTTCAACCTCCTGAAGAATACCACGATTCTCTTTATCAAGTTCAATCACCTCATCCACCAACGAAAGTTTATGATTCTGGAATTTATTTCTAATATTTTGTTTTACTATTTCCGGATTTTCTCTCACAAATCTAATATCTAACATAAAAAACATGTCCTCCTATAATTAAAACGCCAGCATGATGCCAACACTTTACCTTCTGAATAGTTTATCCTAGTATTAGCATTTTTTCAAGTGTTGAAACAAGATTAACCAGCGATTCCTCATCCAAACTATATACCTAAAACATCATTCTGAATATTTCAAACGCACATAATGCATAAATATTCATTATGTTGTTTACATAATATATTAACATAATTGTGATAATTTTTTATCGAAAGTAAACGATCTAGTAAGCGTCAGGTAAGTAAAAAATGTAGAAATACAGCAAAAGAGTGAAATATCTTCCACTCTTTTGCTATAGAATGTTCTCATCCATTCAATCCATATCCTCGTTATTAAAATTTACTGCTTGTTTCAAAGCCTGTATTTCTTCATCACTTAACATGATATAAGATTCGCCTTTTACTATTTCCTTTATATATAAAAAACAATTATCCCTGCTGTGAATAGCATCCAGAACAAATCCGGTGTTATTTCGATCAAGCATGGCCAAAGCAAAACTAAGTTTACCCCCTACATCATCGAATGCATCATACTTAACAATCCCATACTTGCTCAGCACTTTGTTATGATCTTTTTTAATCATATCAATGTCAAATTGGTACTCTTCGTTTAGCTTTGTAATCTTATCAACATTTCTAAATTTTACTGCGAATGTTCGTTCCAGTGACTGCGCATCTTTCCCCTTCATAAAGATCTTATACTTTCGTTTTAAGCGATCGATCTGCATCGCCTGTTTGGCAGTCATCACAATAAGAATTATAACGAGTATCATCAGTAATATAACCAGAATACCCACATCTATTCCCATCCTGTCCAGTATTTTACTCATCTGTTTATTCTCCCTTAATTAATCGATTCAAGTAATTCCATAATTCTTTCCAGTTCATCCTGAGAATAATATTCGATCTCAATTCTGCCTTTTTGTTTACCGGCACTTTTAATCTCAGCTTTTGTCCCTAATATTCCCTTAATTCGTTCCTCAAGATGATGATATATTGCTTCTAAAGCAGGATCTTTATCTTTCTTTTTTTGTATTCTGGGATTCAGGATATCTTTTACCATTTTTTCCGTGTCACGAACACTTAATTTTTCATCTACAACTCTCATCGCAATCGAATACTGTAGTTTCGGATCTTCAATACCAATTAAAGCTCTTGCATGTCCTGTACTAATCATATCATCTACAACCATCTGTTGAACCTTATCAGTCAGTTTCAACAATCTTATAGAATTTGTAACAGCTGCCCTGCTTTTTGAAACCCTTTCTGCCACTTCATCTTGTTTCAGGGAAAATTCTTCAATCAAGCGCTTAAAAGCAATAGCTTCTTCTATAGGATTCAAGTTTTCTCTCTGTATGTTCTCTATCAGAGAAATTTCAACAATTTCCTGGTCCGAAAATTCCTTTATAACCACGGGAACTTTTTTGAGACCTGCAAGCTTAGCCGCTCTCCATCTTCTCTCTCCCGCAATAATTTCATAATACTTATTCTTTTTCTGTACGACAAGTGGTTGAATAATTCCAAACTGTTTGATTGAGTCTGCCAGCTCAACGAGTGCATCCTCATCGAAGTTTTTTCTCGGCTGTTTTCTGTTTGGCTCTATTTGGTTAATATTTAGATATACATCTGCAGGTTTTTCTACAATCTTTTCTACAACTTTTTCAACAGTTCTCACATTTTCAGTGTTCTGTTCTGACCTTGTTTCATTCGATGACTTTGTTTTTATGGATGAATTGGAAGGTATCAGAGAATCAAGTCCCTTTCCAAGTCCTGCTCTTCTTACTGCCATTCTTCGTCCCCCCTATGTAGTACTTCTTGCGCCAATAATCGATAGCTTTCTGCTCCTGTCGACTTACCGTCATATAATGTAATCGGCATGCCATAGCTCGGTGCCTCCGCTAGTCTCACATTTCGTGGTATAATTGTTTTATATATGTTCTGGTTCAGATTTTCTTTTACATTTTCAACTACTTGCAGGGACAGATTCGTCCGTGCATCATACATGGTAAAGACAACACCTTCTATCTCCAGATTTGGATTCAAACGTTCCTGTACAAGGTCAATTGTATGCATAAGCTGTGTCAAACCTTCTAATGCATAATACTCACATTGTATCGGTACCAAAACTGAATCTGCTGTAGTCATAGCATTGATTGTCAGCATATTTAAGGAAGGCGGACAATCAATAATAATAAAATCAAAGTTTCTTTTAACTAAATTTACATTTTCTTTTAAAATATATTCTTTGTCTTCTACTCCAATTAATTCAATCTCTGCTCCAGAAAGATTAATATTTGCCGGTATGAGTGATAAATTATCAATATTCAACTGCATAATACAGTCATCAATATCGCAAGTTCCCAAAAGTAATTCATAAATTGAGTTCTCAACATTGTTTTTATCAATACCTAAACCACTTGTAGTATTTCCCTGGGGATCTATGTCTATAGCTAATACTTTTTTTCCCTCCTCGGCAAGACACGCTGATAAATTAATGGCTGTGGTTGACTTTCCCACACCGCCTTTTTGATTTGCGATTGCAATCGTTCTTTTCAATCTTATTCCTCCCCAATTTTCTCTTACATATGTGTCAATAACTAGTATACCATTATAAATCATAAAATGCCACTCAAAGATGTTTCACGTGAAACATTTTTTATTTTCTTTCAATGTTTCACGTGAAACATAACTATTCATATAAAGTGTTTCACGTGAAACACTTTAATCTCAATAAAATAACATCAAGGATTATAAACAAAAAAGATTAAAGATATTTTTCTCTTGTAAATGCTTGTCTTATAGGCTATACTTAATATAAGATTGAATGCATAAAGGTCATGTTTCATTCTTATACATATAGGAAAGGAGAATGCAAGATATATTTATTCTACAAATAATTCTTGCTAAAACCAGATGAAATCCACAAACAAAAAGCTGGTTACCATCAGTGCATTAGCCGGTGGAACCGCAATAGCAATACACTTGCTGAATAAAGTAATCACTGAATCAGCAGTAGCGAAAAATATATTGTTCTCCAATGAAACTGATTATTATAAGTGGCGTTATGGAGATATCTACTATTCAAAAACAGGTTCTGGAGACCCAATATTATTGATTCATGATCTTACTCCTTCCGGAAGCTCTTACGAATGGATAAAAATTATTGATGAACTATCTGAATCTCACACAGTTTATACTATGGATTTATTGGGATGCGGAAGATCTGAAAAACCCGCAATGACCTATACAAACTATCTTTATGTCCAATTAATTGCTGATTTTATAAAAGAAGTGATCACATGTCCAACTGATGTAATTGCAACAGGGCTATCTACTTCTTTTGTAATTACTGCGTGTGCTTCCGATAAAAATTTATTCAAGAAAATTATGTTAATAAATCCGGAGCAGCTTTCCGTTTTAAATCAAATTCCCGGAAAATGTAGTAAACTCAGAAAAAATCTCTTAGAATTGCCACTTATAGGTACCCTGCTTTATTATACAATTAATTCACATTCCAACATTGAGCTTCAATTTACAGAAAATTGGCTTTATAATCCGTTTCATATTACAAATTACGATGTGGATGCTTACTACGAAAGTTCACATCGCGGTAAAGGAAATGGAAGATATCTACTCTCCAGTATCTCGGGAAACTACGCATATCTTAATATATCACATGCATTAAGATGCATTGACAACTCCGTTTATCTTATCGGTGGAGCAAAGGAAAAAGCGATACAGGAAACTATCGATATGTATTCTTCCCTTAATTCATCAGTTGAATCCGTGATACTGCCAAAAGCATGTCATTTGCCACAGATTGAAATACCAGTGGAGCTAATGAAACAGATTAATATATATATGGAATGAGATTCACACAGTTTTGATAAAAATACCGCCG comes from the Blautia liquoris genome and includes:
- the serS gene encoding serine--tRNA ligase, producing the protein MLDIRFVRENPEIVKQNIRNKFQNHKLSLVDEVIELDKENRGILQEVEALRASRNKVSKEIGKLMAHGKKEEAEEVKKEVAASGSRINELTEKQKNLEEEINKRMMIIPNIIDPSVPIGKDDSENVEVEKFGDPIVPDFEIPYHTDIMESLSGIDLDAARRVAGNGFYYLMGDVARLHSSVISYARDFMIDRGFTYCVPPFMIRSDVVTGVMSFDEMDAMMYKIEGEDLYLIGTSEHSMIGKFIDQIIPEEQLPLTLTSYSPCFRKEKGAHGIEERGVYRIHQFEKQEMIVVCKPEESAIWYDRLWKNTVDLFRSLDIPVRTLECCSGDLADLKVKSVDVEAWSPRQKKYFEVGSCSNLGDAQARRLKIRVNGKDGKYLANTLNNTVVAPPRMLIAFLENNLNEDGTVNIPKVLQPYMGGKEKMVPDKK
- a CDS encoding DUF4446 family protein, with translation MSKILDRMGIDVGILVILLMILVIILIVMTAKQAMQIDRLKRKYKIFMKGKDAQSLERTFAVKFRNVDKITKLNEEYQFDIDMIKKDHNKVLSKYGIVKYDAFDDVGGKLSFALAMLDRNNTGFVLDAIHSRDNCFLYIKEIVKGESYIMLSDEEIQALKQAVNFNNEDMD
- a CDS encoding ParB/RepB/Spo0J family partition protein, which codes for MAVRRAGLGKGLDSLIPSNSSIKTKSSNETRSEQNTENVRTVEKVVEKIVEKPADVYLNINQIEPNRKQPRKNFDEDALVELADSIKQFGIIQPLVVQKKNKYYEIIAGERRWRAAKLAGLKKVPVVIKEFSDQEIVEISLIENIQRENLNPIEEAIAFKRLIEEFSLKQDEVAERVSKSRAAVTNSIRLLKLTDKVQQMVVDDMISTGHARALIGIEDPKLQYSIAMRVVDEKLSVRDTEKMVKDILNPRIQKKKDKDPALEAIYHHLEERIKGILGTKAEIKSAGKQKGRIEIEYYSQDELERIMELLESIN
- a CDS encoding ParA family protein encodes the protein MKRTIAIANQKGGVGKSTTAINLSACLAEEGKKVLAIDIDPQGNTTSGLGIDKNNVENSIYELLLGTCDIDDCIMQLNIDNLSLIPANINLSGAEIELIGVEDKEYILKENVNLVKRNFDFIIIDCPPSLNMLTINAMTTADSVLVPIQCEYYALEGLTQLMHTIDLVQERLNPNLEIEGVVFTMYDARTNLSLQVVENVKENLNQNIYKTIIPRNVRLAEAPSYGMPITLYDGKSTGAESYRLLAQEVLHRGDEEWQ
- a CDS encoding alpha/beta fold hydrolase, with protein sequence MKSTNKKLVTISALAGGTAIAIHLLNKVITESAVAKNILFSNETDYYKWRYGDIYYSKTGSGDPILLIHDLTPSGSSYEWIKIIDELSESHTVYTMDLLGCGRSEKPAMTYTNYLYVQLIADFIKEVITCPTDVIATGLSTSFVITACASDKNLFKKIMLINPEQLSVLNQIPGKCSKLRKNLLELPLIGTLLYYTINSHSNIELQFTENWLYNPFHITNYDVDAYYESSHRGKGNGRYLLSSISGNYAYLNISHALRCIDNSVYLIGGAKEKAIQETIDMYSSLNSSVESVILPKACHLPQIEIPVELMKQINIYME